In a genomic window of Homo sapiens chromosome 22, GRCh38.p14 Primary Assembly:
- the SEC14L2 gene encoding SEC14-like protein 2 isoform 3 (isoform 3 is encoded by transcript variant 3), with translation MSGRVGDLSPRQKEALAKFRENVQDVLPALPNPDDYFLLRWLRARSFDLQKSEAMLRKLGRKVETITIIYDCEGLGLKHLWKPAVEAYGEFLCMFEENYPETLKRLFVVKAPKLFPVAYNLIKPFLSEDTRKKIMVLGANWKEVLLKHISPDQVPVEYGGTMTDPDGNPKCKSKINYGGDIPRKYYVRDQVKQQYEHSVQISRGSSHQVEYEILFPGCVLRWQFMSDGADVGFGIFLKTKMGERQRAGEMTEVLPNQRYNSHLVPEDGTLTCSDPGIYVLRFDNTYSFIHAKKVNFTVEVLLPDKASEEKMKQLGAGTPK, from the exons ATGAGCGGCAGAGTCGGCGATCTGAGCCCCAGGCAGAAGGAGGCATTGGCCAAG TTTCGGGAGAATGTCCAGGATGTGCTGCCGGCCCTGCCGAATCCAGATGACTATTTTCTCCTGCGTTGGCTCCGAG CCAGAAGCTTCGACCTGCAGAAGTCGGAGGCCATGCTCCGGAAG TTGGGGAGGAAGGTGGAGACCATCACCATAATTTATGACTGCGAGGGGCTTGGCCTCAAGCATCtctggaagcctgctgtggaggCCTATGGAGAg TTTCTCTGCATGTTTGAGGAAAATTATCCCGAAACACTGAAGCGTCTTTTTGTTGTTAAAG CCCCCAAACTGTTTCCTGTGGCCTATAACCTCATCAAACCCTTCCTGAGTGAGGACACTCGTAAGAAGATCATGGTCCTGGGAG CAAATTGGAAGGAGGTTTTACTGAAACATATCAGCCCTGACCAGGTGCCTGTGGAGTATGGGGGCACCATGACTGACCCTGATGGAAACCCCAAGTGCAAATCCAAG ATCAACTACGGGGGTGACATCCCCAGGAAGTATTATGTGCGAGACCAGGTGAAACAGCAGTATGAACACAGCGTGCAGATTTCCCGTGGCTCCTCCCACCAAGTGGAGTATGAGATCCTCTTCCCTGGCTGTGTCCTCAG GTGGCAGTTTATGTCAGATGGAGCGGATGTTGGTTTTGGGATTTTCCTGAAGACCAAGATGGGAGAGAGGCAGCGGGCAGGGGAGATGACAGAGGTGCTGCCCAACCAGAGGTACAACTCCCACCTGGTCCCTGAAGATGGGACCCTCACCTGCAGTGATCCTGGCATCT ATGTCCTGCGGTTTGACAACACCTACAGCTTCATTCATGCCAAGAAGGTCAATTTCACTGTGGAGGTCCTGCTTCCAGACAAAGCCTCAGAAGAGAAGATGAAACAGCTGGGGGCAGGCACCCCGAAATAA
- the SEC14L2 gene encoding SEC14-like protein 2 isoform 2 (isoform 2 is encoded by transcript variant 2): MSGRVGDLSPRQKEALAKFRENVQDVLPALPNPDDYFLLRWLRARSFDLQKSEAMLRKHVEFRKQKDIDNIISWQPPEVIQQYLSGGMCGYDLDGCPVWYDIIGPLDAKGLLFSASKQDLLRTKMRECELLLQECAHQTTKLGRKVETITIIYDCEGLGLKHLWKPAVEAYGEFLCMFEENYPETLKRLFVVKAPKLFPVAYNLIKPFLSEDTRKKIMVLGANWKEVLLKHISPDQVPVEYGGTMTDPDGNPKCKSKINYGGDIPRKYYVRDQVKQQYEHSVQISRGSSHQVEYEILFPGCVLRWQFMSDGADVGFGIFLKTKMGERQRAGEMTEVLPNQRYNSHLVPEDGTLTCSDPGICKYLCLGNALKPHVQLSACEVPLPPWIFGSEC, encoded by the exons ATGAGCGGCAGAGTCGGCGATCTGAGCCCCAGGCAGAAGGAGGCATTGGCCAAG TTTCGGGAGAATGTCCAGGATGTGCTGCCGGCCCTGCCGAATCCAGATGACTATTTTCTCCTGCGTTGGCTCCGAG CCAGAAGCTTCGACCTGCAGAAGTCGGAGGCCATGCTCCGGAAG CATGTGGAGTTCCGAAAGCAAAAGGACATTGACAACATCATTAGCTGGCAGCCTCCAGAG GTGATCCAACAGTATCTGTCAGGGGGTATGTGTGGCTATGACCTGGATGGCTGCCCAGTCTGGTACGACATAATTGGACCTCTGGATGCCAAGGGTCTGCTGTTCTCAGCCTCCAAACAGGACCTGCTGAGGACCAAGATGCGGGAGTGTGAGCTGCTTCTGCAAGAGTGTGCCCACCAGACCACAAAG TTGGGGAGGAAGGTGGAGACCATCACCATAATTTATGACTGCGAGGGGCTTGGCCTCAAGCATCtctggaagcctgctgtggaggCCTATGGAGAg TTTCTCTGCATGTTTGAGGAAAATTATCCCGAAACACTGAAGCGTCTTTTTGTTGTTAAAG CCCCCAAACTGTTTCCTGTGGCCTATAACCTCATCAAACCCTTCCTGAGTGAGGACACTCGTAAGAAGATCATGGTCCTGGGAG CAAATTGGAAGGAGGTTTTACTGAAACATATCAGCCCTGACCAGGTGCCTGTGGAGTATGGGGGCACCATGACTGACCCTGATGGAAACCCCAAGTGCAAATCCAAG ATCAACTACGGGGGTGACATCCCCAGGAAGTATTATGTGCGAGACCAGGTGAAACAGCAGTATGAACACAGCGTGCAGATTTCCCGTGGCTCCTCCCACCAAGTGGAGTATGAGATCCTCTTCCCTGGCTGTGTCCTCAG GTGGCAGTTTATGTCAGATGGAGCGGATGTTGGTTTTGGGATTTTCCTGAAGACCAAGATGGGAGAGAGGCAGCGGGCAGGGGAGATGACAGAGGTGCTGCCCAACCAGAGGTACAACTCCCACCTGGTCCCTGAAGATGGGACCCTCACCTGCAGTGATCCTGGCATCTGTAAGTATCTCTGCCTTGGCAATGCCTTGAAGCCCCATGTCCAGCTTTCTGCCTGTGAGGTTCCTCTTCCTCCATGGATTTTTGGCTCTGAGTGTTAG
- the SEC14L2 gene encoding SEC14-like protein 2 isoform 1 (isoform 1 is encoded by transcript variant 1) has protein sequence MSGRVGDLSPRQKEALAKFRENVQDVLPALPNPDDYFLLRWLRARSFDLQKSEAMLRKHVEFRKQKDIDNIISWQPPEVIQQYLSGGMCGYDLDGCPVWYDIIGPLDAKGLLFSASKQDLLRTKMRECELLLQECAHQTTKLGRKVETITIIYDCEGLGLKHLWKPAVEAYGEFLCMFEENYPETLKRLFVVKAPKLFPVAYNLIKPFLSEDTRKKIMVLGANWKEVLLKHISPDQVPVEYGGTMTDPDGNPKCKSKINYGGDIPRKYYVRDQVKQQYEHSVQISRGSSHQVEYEILFPGCVLRWQFMSDGADVGFGIFLKTKMGERQRAGEMTEVLPNQRYNSHLVPEDGTLTCSDPGIYVLRFDNTYSFIHAKKVNFTVEVLLPDKASEEKMKQLGAGTPK, from the exons ATGAGCGGCAGAGTCGGCGATCTGAGCCCCAGGCAGAAGGAGGCATTGGCCAAG TTTCGGGAGAATGTCCAGGATGTGCTGCCGGCCCTGCCGAATCCAGATGACTATTTTCTCCTGCGTTGGCTCCGAG CCAGAAGCTTCGACCTGCAGAAGTCGGAGGCCATGCTCCGGAAG CATGTGGAGTTCCGAAAGCAAAAGGACATTGACAACATCATTAGCTGGCAGCCTCCAGAG GTGATCCAACAGTATCTGTCAGGGGGTATGTGTGGCTATGACCTGGATGGCTGCCCAGTCTGGTACGACATAATTGGACCTCTGGATGCCAAGGGTCTGCTGTTCTCAGCCTCCAAACAGGACCTGCTGAGGACCAAGATGCGGGAGTGTGAGCTGCTTCTGCAAGAGTGTGCCCACCAGACCACAAAG TTGGGGAGGAAGGTGGAGACCATCACCATAATTTATGACTGCGAGGGGCTTGGCCTCAAGCATCtctggaagcctgctgtggaggCCTATGGAGAg TTTCTCTGCATGTTTGAGGAAAATTATCCCGAAACACTGAAGCGTCTTTTTGTTGTTAAAG CCCCCAAACTGTTTCCTGTGGCCTATAACCTCATCAAACCCTTCCTGAGTGAGGACACTCGTAAGAAGATCATGGTCCTGGGAG CAAATTGGAAGGAGGTTTTACTGAAACATATCAGCCCTGACCAGGTGCCTGTGGAGTATGGGGGCACCATGACTGACCCTGATGGAAACCCCAAGTGCAAATCCAAG ATCAACTACGGGGGTGACATCCCCAGGAAGTATTATGTGCGAGACCAGGTGAAACAGCAGTATGAACACAGCGTGCAGATTTCCCGTGGCTCCTCCCACCAAGTGGAGTATGAGATCCTCTTCCCTGGCTGTGTCCTCAG GTGGCAGTTTATGTCAGATGGAGCGGATGTTGGTTTTGGGATTTTCCTGAAGACCAAGATGGGAGAGAGGCAGCGGGCAGGGGAGATGACAGAGGTGCTGCCCAACCAGAGGTACAACTCCCACCTGGTCCCTGAAGATGGGACCCTCACCTGCAGTGATCCTGGCATCT ATGTCCTGCGGTTTGACAACACCTACAGCTTCATTCATGCCAAGAAGGTCAATTTCACTGTGGAGGTCCTGCTTCCAGACAAAGCCTCAGAAGAGAAGATGAAACAGCTGGGGGCAGGCACCCCGAAATAA
- the SEC14L2 gene encoding SEC14-like protein 2 isoform 4 (isoform 4 is encoded by transcript variant 4): protein MLRKHVEFRKQKDIDNIISWQPPEVIQQYLSGGMCGYDLDGCPVWYDIIGPLDAKGLLFSASKQDLLRTKMRECELLLQECAHQTTKLGRKVETITIIYDCEGLGLKHLWKPAVEAYGEFLCMFEENYPETLKRLFVVKAPKLFPVAYNLIKPFLSEDTRKKIMVLGANWKEVLLKHISPDQVPVEYGGTMTDPDGNPKCKSKINYGGDIPRKYYVRDQVKQQYEHSVQISRGSSHQVEYEILFPGCVLRWQFMSDGADVGFGIFLKTKMGERQRAGEMTEVLPNQRYNSHLVPEDGTLTCSDPGIYVLRFDNTYSFIHAKKVNFTVEVLLPDKASEEKMKQLGAGTPK from the exons ATGCTCCGGAAG CATGTGGAGTTCCGAAAGCAAAAGGACATTGACAACATCATTAGCTGGCAGCCTCCAGAG GTGATCCAACAGTATCTGTCAGGGGGTATGTGTGGCTATGACCTGGATGGCTGCCCAGTCTGGTACGACATAATTGGACCTCTGGATGCCAAGGGTCTGCTGTTCTCAGCCTCCAAACAGGACCTGCTGAGGACCAAGATGCGGGAGTGTGAGCTGCTTCTGCAAGAGTGTGCCCACCAGACCACAAAG TTGGGGAGGAAGGTGGAGACCATCACCATAATTTATGACTGCGAGGGGCTTGGCCTCAAGCATCtctggaagcctgctgtggaggCCTATGGAGAg TTTCTCTGCATGTTTGAGGAAAATTATCCCGAAACACTGAAGCGTCTTTTTGTTGTTAAAG CCCCCAAACTGTTTCCTGTGGCCTATAACCTCATCAAACCCTTCCTGAGTGAGGACACTCGTAAGAAGATCATGGTCCTGGGAG CAAATTGGAAGGAGGTTTTACTGAAACATATCAGCCCTGACCAGGTGCCTGTGGAGTATGGGGGCACCATGACTGACCCTGATGGAAACCCCAAGTGCAAATCCAAG ATCAACTACGGGGGTGACATCCCCAGGAAGTATTATGTGCGAGACCAGGTGAAACAGCAGTATGAACACAGCGTGCAGATTTCCCGTGGCTCCTCCCACCAAGTGGAGTATGAGATCCTCTTCCCTGGCTGTGTCCTCAG GTGGCAGTTTATGTCAGATGGAGCGGATGTTGGTTTTGGGATTTTCCTGAAGACCAAGATGGGAGAGAGGCAGCGGGCAGGGGAGATGACAGAGGTGCTGCCCAACCAGAGGTACAACTCCCACCTGGTCCCTGAAGATGGGACCCTCACCTGCAGTGATCCTGGCATCT ATGTCCTGCGGTTTGACAACACCTACAGCTTCATTCATGCCAAGAAGGTCAATTTCACTGTGGAGGTCCTGCTTCCAGACAAAGCCTCAGAAGAGAAGATGAAACAGCTGGGGGCAGGCACCCCGAAATAA